In Sandaracinaceae bacterium, the following proteins share a genomic window:
- a CDS encoding DUF4403 family protein codes for MNSAPERPIELARAPYTGSLVVLLALALVWAPLSACVSQIYPVPPTAASALTQMPADMEVPASTVQLVVPLDFNELNRLLNESLPTEIAALRNITIASGVTGSFRLARAGNSILLANQGRLQVILPITLDIEATVSTQVMGFPIGHTERASTSFAIRIDTRISADEAWQATSESTIDYQITNANVGIGPARFDVRRLLDGQLRPYITALRDVIDDRLGAAIDLRGRMERLWPRVLQPIQVMDDPALYVQLEPVEVQWVRPRLEPGRFTFGLGVSARVRSYLGAPPTLPEIPPLPALREVDVMSNSFHLQVPIQVPFSELTARAQADLVGSERLLDSGATIRIDSVELRGASDGRVHILCGINARKGMLRSAQGVLHMIGVPRYDPATRMLRFEEVAYDLDTRNVLLRMANWAMHDDFLAGVQAALEFDIGSTLDTALAAVNESARDIEVSEQLTLHVQLARVDIGPILVSDQAIVIVGLADGTVAADVSLFGRALDAVPADSRQ; via the coding sequence ATGAATTCAGCGCCGGAACGTCCCATCGAACTCGCTCGTGCTCCGTACACCGGCTCCCTGGTGGTTCTCTTGGCGCTCGCGCTGGTCTGGGCGCCGCTCTCGGCGTGCGTCAGCCAGATCTACCCGGTGCCTCCCACGGCCGCCTCGGCGCTCACGCAGATGCCCGCGGACATGGAGGTTCCCGCCTCCACTGTGCAGCTGGTGGTGCCGCTCGACTTCAACGAGCTCAACCGGCTGCTCAACGAGAGCCTGCCCACCGAGATCGCGGCCCTGCGCAACATCACCATCGCCTCGGGCGTGACGGGCTCGTTCCGCCTGGCCCGCGCCGGCAACAGCATCCTGCTCGCCAACCAAGGGCGGCTGCAGGTCATCCTGCCCATCACGCTGGACATCGAGGCCACCGTCAGCACGCAGGTCATGGGCTTCCCCATTGGCCACACCGAGCGCGCCAGCACCTCGTTCGCCATCCGCATCGACACGCGCATCTCGGCCGACGAGGCGTGGCAGGCCACCAGCGAGTCCACCATCGACTACCAGATCACCAACGCCAACGTAGGCATCGGCCCCGCGCGCTTCGACGTGCGGCGCCTGCTGGACGGTCAGCTGCGGCCGTACATCACCGCCCTGCGCGACGTCATCGACGACCGCCTGGGCGCAGCCATCGACCTGCGCGGCCGCATGGAGCGCCTCTGGCCGCGCGTGCTGCAGCCCATCCAGGTCATGGATGACCCCGCGCTCTACGTGCAGCTCGAGCCCGTCGAGGTGCAGTGGGTGCGCCCGCGTCTCGAGCCGGGTCGCTTCACGTTCGGTCTCGGTGTCTCGGCCCGCGTGCGGAGCTACCTCGGCGCGCCGCCCACGCTCCCGGAGATTCCACCGCTGCCGGCGCTGCGCGAGGTGGACGTCATGAGCAATTCGTTCCACCTGCAGGTGCCCATCCAGGTGCCCTTCAGCGAGCTGACGGCGCGCGCCCAGGCGGATCTCGTGGGGAGCGAGCGCCTGCTCGACTCGGGCGCCACCATCCGCATCGACAGTGTGGAGCTGCGCGGCGCTTCGGACGGGCGTGTCCACATCTTGTGCGGCATCAACGCACGCAAGGGCATGCTGCGCTCGGCCCAGGGGGTGCTGCACATGATCGGCGTGCCGCGCTACGACCCGGCCACGCGCATGTTGCGCTTCGAGGAGGTGGCGTACGACCTGGACACCCGCAACGTGCTGCTGCGCATGGCCAACTGGGCCATGCACGACGACTTCCTCGCCGGCGTGCAGGCCGCGCTCGAGTTCGACATCGGCAGCACGCTGGATACGGCGCTCGCGGCCGTGAACGAGAGCGCGCGCGACATCGAGGTGTCCGAGCAGCTCACCCTGCACGTGCAGCTCGCCCGCGTGGACATTGGGCCCATCCTGGTCAGTGACCAGGCCATCGTCATCGTGGGCCTGGCCGACGGCACCGTCGCGGCAGACGTGTCCCTGTTCGGGCGTGCTCTGGACGCGGTGCCGGCGGATTCGCGGCAGTAG